Proteins encoded within one genomic window of Chlorobaculum sp. MV4-Y:
- a CDS encoding glycosyltransferase family 87 protein yields the protein MKTDAHWLNRERLTMYPRIFLAGFFVFGLGCVFIAKKMFDLNGIPFGADFITFWGASHLALTGHAQDAYNNSLLLKAEQLVIPAFRFNYIWYYPPSFYLLVLPLALLPYVAAYWTFMLSTLWGYLLVFRRIIRGKMAMWCLAAFSGLWVNLICGQNGFLTAAIAGAALLTVERRPFLAGLFIGLLAIKPHLAMLFPVALLAIGAWRTLITAALTAITFMAIGTATLGTAVLKAFLANLGYARLFLENGGLPWKKMPSMFVFLRLLGTPVTWAYAIHFVVAVMAVIAVWRVWRHCRNRNLRGAALMTATFLVSPYVYDYDLAWLAFPIAWLALDGLRSAWLQGEREVLVAAWLFPVLMIPIAEAVKVQIGPLVLGSLLWMTYRRSAVSMTDVTATDGHAAQFDMAP from the coding sequence ATGAAAACAGACGCGCACTGGCTGAATCGGGAGCGCCTTACTATGTATCCCCGCATCTTTCTGGCTGGATTTTTTGTGTTTGGCTTAGGGTGTGTTTTTATCGCAAAAAAAATGTTTGACCTGAATGGGATACCGTTTGGTGCTGATTTTATCACATTCTGGGGTGCCTCGCATCTCGCCCTGACAGGGCATGCTCAGGACGCTTACAACAATTCCCTGCTGTTAAAGGCTGAACAACTGGTAATACCGGCATTCAGGTTTAATTATATATGGTACTACCCGCCGTCGTTCTACCTTCTTGTGTTGCCTTTGGCTTTACTGCCGTACGTGGCAGCTTATTGGACCTTCATGCTCTCAACGCTGTGGGGTTATCTTCTGGTGTTTCGCCGCATCATCCGTGGCAAGATGGCGATGTGGTGTCTGGCCGCTTTTTCCGGATTGTGGGTAAACCTCATTTGCGGCCAGAACGGCTTCCTGACCGCAGCAATTGCCGGTGCGGCTCTCCTCACCGTTGAGCGGCGTCCTTTCCTGGCCGGGTTGTTCATCGGCCTGCTCGCCATCAAACCGCATCTTGCGATGCTCTTTCCGGTAGCGTTACTTGCTATTGGCGCGTGGCGAACCCTGATTACTGCTGCCCTGACGGCGATCACCTTCATGGCCATTGGCACGGCAACCTTGGGAACCGCTGTGCTGAAGGCATTTCTCGCGAATCTCGGCTATGCGCGTCTGTTTCTGGAAAACGGAGGTCTTCCGTGGAAGAAAATGCCCTCGATGTTTGTCTTTTTGCGTCTGCTCGGAACACCCGTCACGTGGGCTTATGCTATTCATTTTGTCGTTGCTGTGATGGCCGTGATCGCCGTCTGGCGCGTCTGGCGTCATTGCCGGAACCGGAACCTGCGCGGCGCAGCCCTGATGACGGCAACCTTTCTGGTCAGCCCGTACGTGTATGATTATGACCTGGCATGGCTGGCCTTCCCGATTGCCTGGCTGGCATTGGACGGGTTGCGCTCCGCCTGGCTGCAAGGGGAGCGTGAAGTGCTTGTGGCGGCATGGTTGTTTCCGGTACTCATGATACCAATAGCTGAAGCGGTGAAAGTGCAGATAGGGCCGCTGGTGCTTGGCAGCCTGTTGTGGATGACGTATCGTCGGTCAGCAGTATCGATGACGGACGTTACGGCAACTGACGGCCATGCAGCGCAATTCGACATGGCACCATAG
- a CDS encoding glycosyltransferase family 2 protein gives MDRKPSILIFIVAYNAESTIENILMRIPSDLLDDFDTEVLIIDDKSSDHTVSRCLETIQSGKIKFSTKVLVNPENQGYGGNQKIGYQYAIEHDFDCVALLHGDGQYAPEYLRDLITPVTKGEAEAVFGSRMMTPFGALKGGMPAYKFVGNKILTLFQNIMLKTSLSEFHSGYRAYSVKALKQIPFHLNTPDFHFDTEIIIQLILWGFRIAERPIPTYYGDEICYVNGLKYALDVVITTTKASMQRFGFFHECKYDVLHQHACNGQYEA, from the coding sequence ATGGATAGGAAACCGAGCATTTTAATTTTTATAGTAGCCTATAATGCGGAAAGTACGATTGAGAACATTCTTATGCGTATTCCTTCTGACCTTCTCGATGATTTTGATACCGAAGTGCTGATTATAGACGATAAATCTTCTGACCACACTGTATCACGCTGCCTTGAGACAATACAAAGCGGCAAAATAAAATTCAGTACCAAGGTTCTGGTAAACCCCGAAAACCAGGGATATGGCGGAAATCAGAAGATAGGCTACCAATACGCTATCGAGCATGATTTCGACTGTGTGGCACTGCTCCATGGCGATGGGCAATATGCTCCGGAATACTTGCGTGATCTCATAACACCGGTTACAAAGGGAGAGGCAGAGGCCGTATTTGGCTCAAGAATGATGACTCCTTTCGGAGCACTAAAAGGAGGGATGCCCGCCTATAAGTTTGTTGGCAATAAAATTCTGACACTGTTTCAGAATATCATGCTAAAAACCTCTTTAAGCGAATTTCACTCGGGTTACAGAGCATATTCTGTAAAGGCCTTGAAGCAAATCCCTTTTCATTTAAATACCCCAGATTTCCATTTCGATACCGAAATCATCATCCAATTGATTCTTTGGGGATTCCGTATTGCAGAACGTCCAATTCCAACATATTATGGTGATGAAATCTGTTATGTGAATGGCCTCAAATATGCTTTAGATGTAGTCATTACCACAACTAAAGCAAGTATGCAGCGCTTTGGCTTCTTTCATGAATGCAAATATGACGTTCTTCATCAACATGCTTGTAATGGCCAGTATGAGGCATAA
- a CDS encoding glycosyltransferase family 87 protein: MMPEKFEFERDKGFMKAHTHWLNRERLKVYSGLILALFLIYSAGSVYYSKNLVNTSGVPLGIDFITFWGASHLALTGHAQDAYNSSLLFKAQQLAVPASKIPYLWFYPPSFYLVVLPLALLPYLAAYLTFMLSTLGGYLLVLRRIVRGRAAMWCLAGFSGLWMNFYDGQNGFLTAAIAGAALLGVDRRPVLAGLFIGLLAIKPHLAMLFPVALLAIGAWRTLITAAVTAITFTVIGTATFGTAVLKAFLASLGYARLFMENTPPLWDKMPSVFAFLRMFGMPVAWAYAVHCVVAMAAVIAVWHVWRHCQNRNLRNAALMTATFLVSPYVFYYDLAWLAFPIAWLALDGLRNGWQRGEREVLVAAWLLPLLMIPIAGFLKLQIGPLVLCSLLWITYRRATKAAMTGDTASDACEDQFETVQ; encoded by the coding sequence ATGATGCCGGAAAAATTCGAATTCGAGAGAGATAAAGGTTTCATGAAAGCACACACACACTGGCTGAATCGGGAGCGCCTCAAAGTTTATTCCGGCTTGATTCTCGCTCTGTTCCTTATCTACAGCGCTGGGAGCGTTTATTATTCAAAAAATTTGGTTAACACAAGCGGGGTCCCGCTTGGTATTGACTTTATCACATTCTGGGGTGCCTCGCATCTTGCCCTGACAGGACATGCTCAGGATGCCTATAACAGTTCCTTGCTTTTCAAGGCCCAGCAACTTGCCGTGCCTGCATCGAAAATCCCTTATCTATGGTTCTACCCGCCGTCGTTCTACCTTGTTGTGCTTCCACTGGCGCTACTGCCGTACCTGGCAGCATATTTGACCTTCATGCTGTCAACGCTGGGCGGCTATCTTCTGGTATTGCGCCGCATCGTCCGGGGCAGGGCGGCGATGTGGTGTCTGGCCGGTTTCTCCGGGTTGTGGATGAACTTTTATGACGGCCAAAACGGCTTCTTGACTGCGGCAATCGCCGGCGCGGCACTGCTTGGCGTTGATCGACGGCCTGTCCTGGCCGGGTTGTTCATCGGCCTGCTTGCCATCAAACCGCATCTTGCGATGCTCTTTCCGGTGGCACTACTCGCCATTGGCGCATGGCGCACCCTGATAACGGCCGCCGTGACGGCGATCACGTTTACGGTTATTGGCACGGCAACTTTCGGAACCGCTGTGCTGAAAGCATTTCTCGCGAGTCTTGGCTATGCGCGTCTGTTTATGGAAAACACACCTCCTCTCTGGGATAAAATGCCCTCGGTGTTTGCATTCCTGCGCATGTTCGGAATGCCTGTCGCATGGGCGTATGCTGTTCATTGTGTCGTTGCTATGGCGGCCGTGATTGCTGTATGGCATGTGTGGCGCCATTGCCAAAACCGGAACCTGCGTAACGCAGCCCTGATGACGGCAACGTTTCTGGTCAGCCCGTACGTATTTTATTACGACCTGGCATGGCTGGCCTTTCCGATTGCTTGGCTGGCATTGGACGGGTTGCGCAACGGCTGGCAGCGTGGTGAGCGTGAAGTTCTGGTTGCGGCCTGGCTGCTGCCGTTACTGATGATTCCGATAGCCGGATTTCTAAAATTACAGATAGGGCCGCTGGTGCTTTGCAGTCTGTTGTGGATTACGTATCGTCGTGCAACGAAAGCAGCGATGACGGGCGATACAGCAAGCGATGCCTGTGAAGATCAGTTCGAGACTGTACAGTAA
- a CDS encoding glycosyltransferase family 87 protein: protein MPEKSKYEIGRETMKADSHWLNRERLIFYPRIFLLLLLAIGLKLFLRSKNTVDLSGQPFGYDFITFWGASHLALTGHAQDAYSIPLLFKAEQLAQPASKIAYPWYYPPSFHLVVLPLALLPYIAAYWTFILSTLGGYLLVLRRIIHGNIAMWCLAAFSGLWMNFFHGQNGFLTAAIAAAALLSVERRPVLAGVLIGLLAIKPHLAILFPVALLAIGAWRTLITAAVAAITFMAIGTVTLGTAVLKAFFASLGYARLFLENESLAWRKMPSVFAFLRLLEMPVTWAYVVHCIVAAVAVIAVWQVWRHCRNRNLRGAALMTATFLVSPYVFDYDLAWLAFPIAWLALDGLRTGWLRGEREVLVAVWLLPLLMSPIAGALKFQIGPLVLCSLLWMTYRRAAAAPMTGTTTDEGHADQIGTFA from the coding sequence ATGCCGGAGAAATCGAAATATGAGATAGGCAGAGAGACCATGAAAGCAGATTCACACTGGCTGAATCGGGAGCGCCTCATATTTTATCCTCGTATTTTTCTGTTGCTTTTGCTTGCAATTGGCTTAAAGCTGTTTTTGAGGTCGAAAAATACGGTTGACCTTTCTGGTCAACCGTTTGGTTACGACTTCATCACATTCTGGGGTGCCTCGCATCTTGCCTTGACAGGTCATGCTCAGGATGCCTACAGTATTCCCTTACTCTTCAAGGCTGAGCAACTTGCACAACCGGCATCGAAAATCGCTTATCCATGGTACTATCCTCCTTCGTTCCATCTTGTTGTGCTGCCGCTGGCGTTACTGCCGTACATAGCTGCATACTGGACCTTCATATTATCAACGCTGGGCGGCTATCTTCTGGTGTTGCGCCGCATTATCCACGGCAACATTGCGATGTGGTGTCTGGCTGCATTCTCCGGATTGTGGATGAACTTTTTTCATGGTCAGAACGGCTTTCTGACCGCGGCCATCGCCGCTGCGGCACTTCTCAGCGTTGAGCGACGGCCTGTTCTGGCAGGAGTGCTTATCGGCCTGCTTGCCATCAAGCCGCATCTTGCAATTCTTTTCCCTGTAGCGTTACTCGCAATTGGTGCTTGGCGGACTTTGATAACAGCCGCCGTGGCGGCGATCACATTTATGGCCATTGGTACGGTAACTCTTGGAACCGCTGTCCTGAAGGCGTTTTTCGCGAGTCTTGGTTATGCGCGATTATTTCTGGAAAACGAATCTCTTGCATGGAGGAAAATGCCCTCGGTGTTTGCGTTTCTGCGCCTGCTCGAAATGCCTGTCACGTGGGCGTATGTTGTCCATTGTATCGTTGCAGCGGTGGCGGTGATCGCCGTCTGGCAGGTCTGGCGTCATTGCCGGAACCGGAACCTGCGCGGCGCAGCCCTGATGACGGCAACCTTTCTGGTCAGTCCGTACGTGTTTGATTATGACCTGGCCTGGTTGGCCTTTCCGATTGCCTGGCTGGCACTGGATGGTCTGCGCACCGGCTGGCTGCGCGGTGAACGTGAAGTGCTCGTGGCAGTGTGGTTGCTGCCGTTGCTGATGAGCCCTATAGCCGGGGCTCTAAAATTTCAGATAGGCCCGCTGGTGCTTTGCAGCCTGTTGTGGATGACGTATCGTAGAGCAGCAGCAGCCCCGATGACGGGCACTACGACAGATGAAGGCCACGCGGATCAGATCGGGACTTTTGCGTAG
- a CDS encoding Flp family type IVb pilin, producing MIEYALIAALISTVTILALSQVGQNLVTLLGSVVNAFSSAPPN from the coding sequence ATGATCGAGTATGCATTGATTGCTGCTTTGATATCAACGGTTACGATTTTGGCTCTTTCGCAGGTAGGGCAAAATCTGGTAACTTTGCTTGGCAGTGTCGTAAACGCTTTTTCCAGTGCGCCTCCGAACTGA
- a CDS encoding glycosyltransferase family 87 protein: MPDLNTTSGKKTMNANLHWLNQKRLIFYSRISLALFLVIGSGFVLTPDGLPICRDFITFWTASHLALTGHAQDAYNISLLLKAEQADVPLSQIPLPWFYPPPFYLVVLPLALLPFLAAYWTFTLSTLGGYFLVLRRIVRGKTAMWCLAGFSGLWINLFHGHNAFLTAALAGAALLSVERRPVLAGVFIGLLAIKPHLAILFPVVLLAIGAWRTLITAVVTVIIFMAIGTVTLGTGVLTGFIANLGYARLYVETGLLPWVKTPTVFAFLRLLGMPVAWAYVVHFVVAAGAVIVVWHVWRRSQNRNLRSAALMTATFLVSPYVFDYDLAWLAFPIAWLALDSLRNGWLRGEREVLVAAWLLPLVMVFIAASLNVQIGSFVLCSLLWIIYRRATTTSMMGAVVIDDHADQYEIP; this comes from the coding sequence ATGCCGGATCTGAATACAACATCTGGGAAAAAGACCATGAACGCCAACTTGCATTGGCTCAACCAAAAGCGCCTCATCTTTTATTCCCGCATCTCTCTGGCTCTATTTCTTGTAATCGGTTCAGGGTTTGTTTTAACACCGGATGGACTACCTATCTGTAGAGACTTTATTACATTCTGGACGGCATCGCATCTTGCCTTGACGGGGCATGCTCAGGATGCCTACAACATTTCCTTGCTTTTAAAGGCTGAGCAAGCTGATGTGCCGTTATCGCAAATCCCTTTACCATGGTTCTACCCGCCACCGTTCTATCTTGTTGTGCTTCCGCTGGCGTTACTCCCATTCCTTGCAGCGTACTGGACTTTCACATTGTCAACGCTGGGCGGTTATTTTCTGGTGTTGCGGCGTATCGTCCGGGGCAAGACGGCGATGTGGTGTCTGGCCGGTTTCTCCGGATTGTGGATAAACCTCTTTCACGGCCACAACGCTTTCCTGACTGCAGCGCTCGCCGGTGCGGCGTTGCTCAGCGTTGAGCGAAGGCCGGTACTGGCCGGGGTGTTCATCGGTCTGCTTGCCATCAAACCGCATCTCGCGATTCTCTTTCCTGTGGTGTTACTCGCCATTGGTGCGTGGCGGACTTTGATAACTGCCGTCGTCACGGTGATCATATTTATGGCTATAGGTACGGTAACCCTCGGAACCGGTGTGTTGACGGGGTTCATTGCAAATCTTGGCTATGCGCGTCTGTATGTGGAAACAGGGTTGCTTCCCTGGGTAAAAACACCCACGGTATTTGCTTTTTTGCGTCTGCTTGGAATGCCCGTAGCATGGGCGTATGTAGTCCATTTTGTCGTTGCTGCGGGGGCTGTGATCGTTGTATGGCATGTGTGGCGGCGCAGCCAAAACCGGAATTTGCGCAGCGCAGCTTTGATGACGGCTACGTTTCTGGTCAGCCCATACGTTTTTGATTACGACTTGGCTTGGTTGGCTTTCCCTATCGCTTGGCTGGCATTGGACAGCTTGCGTAACGGCTGGCTGCGTGGTGAGCGTGAAGTGCTCGTTGCCGCCTGGTTGTTACCGTTGGTGATGGTCTTTATAGCGGCATCTCTTAATGTGCAGATTGGGTCGTTCGTGCTTTGTAGCCTGTTGTGGATTATATATCGTCGGGCTACGACGACTTCGATGATGGGCGCTGTAGTCATCGACGATCATGCGGATCAGTACGAGATACCCTAA
- a CDS encoding glycosyltransferase family 87 protein, with protein sequence MKTDAHWLNRKRLIFYSRVFLLLFLVIGVGLVVTSKNMVTGDFILAWAASHLALAGHAQDAYSIPSLIKAQQIAEPGPQDVYGWFYPPSYYLVILPLALLPYAVAYWSFMLSTLAGYLLVLRRIVRGRAAMWCLAGFSGLWMNFYDGQNGFLTAAIAGAALLGVDRRPVLAGLFIGLLAIKPHLAMLFPVALLAIGAWRTLITAAVTAITFMVAGTAILGTAVLKAFLASLGDARHLCLENGSLLWSKMPSVFAFMRLLGTPVTWAYVAHFIVAVVAVMAVWRVWRNCRNRNLRNAALMTATFLVSPYVLFYDLAWLAFPIAWLALDGLRSGWLRGEREVLVAAWLLPLLMMVQIIAHLNVQAGPLVLCSLLWITYRRATSASMTGAAATAGHADQYEIIQ encoded by the coding sequence ATGAAAACCGACGCGCATTGGCTCAACCGCAAGCGCCTCATTTTTTATTCCCGCGTCTTTCTGCTTCTGTTCCTTGTCATTGGCGTAGGGTTGGTGGTAACGTCGAAAAATATGGTTACCGGCGACTTTATTCTGGCCTGGGCTGCATCGCATCTTGCCTTGGCAGGACATGCTCAGGATGCCTACAGCATACCCTCACTCATCAAGGCTCAACAAATTGCAGAACCGGGGCCGCAGGACGTTTACGGATGGTTCTACCCGCCATCATACTACCTTGTTATTCTGCCTCTGGCGTTGCTGCCGTACGCAGTAGCATACTGGAGCTTCATGCTGTCAACGCTGGCTGGCTATCTTCTGGTATTGCGCCGCATCGTCCGGGGCAGGGCGGCGATGTGGTGTCTGGCCGGTTTCTCCGGGTTGTGGATGAACTTTTATGACGGCCAGAACGGCTTCTTGACTGCGGCAATCGCCGGCGCGGCACTGCTTGGCGTTGATCGACGGCCTGTCCTGGCCGGGTTGTTCATCGGCCTGCTTGCCATCAAACCGCATCTTGCGATGCTCTTTCCGGTGGCATTACTCGCCATTGGCGCTTGGCGGACGTTGATAACCGCTGCCGTGACGGCGATTACCTTTATGGTTGCCGGAACGGCAATTCTGGGAACCGCTGTGCTGAAAGCATTTCTCGCGAGCCTTGGCGATGCCCGGCATTTATGTCTGGAAAACGGCTCTCTTCTCTGGAGTAAAATGCCTTCGGTATTTGCTTTCATGCGCCTGCTCGGAACGCCTGTCACGTGGGCGTATGTCGCTCATTTCATCGTTGCCGTAGTGGCCGTGATGGCTGTCTGGCGCGTCTGGCGCAATTGTCGGAACCGCAACCTGCGTAACGCAGCCCTGATGACGGCAACGTTTCTGGTCAGCCCCTATGTATTGTTTTACGATCTGGCATGGCTGGCCTTTCCGATTGCCTGGCTGGCGTTGGACGGGTTGCGCTCCGGCTGGTTGCGCGGCGAGCGCGAAGTGCTCGTGGCGGCGTGGTTGCTGCCGTTGCTGATGATGGTACAGATAATTGCGCATCTGAACGTGCAGGCGGGGCCGTTGGTGCTGTGCAGCCTGTTGTGGATTACATATCGCCGGGCTACGTCAGCATCAATGACAGGTGCTGCTGCAACCGCAGGCCATGCAGATCAGTACGAGATAATACAGTAA
- a CDS encoding glycosyltransferase family 87 protein codes for MKSDKHWLNRERLTVYPRIFLALFLILGLVWALMSKNMLDIKGKPLGYDFMTFWAASHLALTGHAQDAYKIPLLSKAQQLAVPASKVAYAWFYPPPFHLVVLPLALLPYMAAYWAFMLSTLGGYLLVLRRIVQGRTAMWCLVAFSGLWINFFCGQNGFLTASLAGLALLTVDRRPILAGVFIGLLAIKPHLAMLFPVALLAIGAWRTLITAAMTAITFMAIGTATLGTAVLKGWLVSLGYARLFLENGSLRWVKMPSVFVFMRLLGMPVSWAYIAHCAVAMAAVIVVWRIWHHCRNRELRNAALMTATFLVSPYVFDYDLTWLAFPIAWLALDGLRNGWLRGEREVLVVAWLSPLLMAVIAEALKVQIGPFVLCSLLWMTYRRATAAASMTGALASDSHADQFETVP; via the coding sequence ATGAAATCAGATAAGCATTGGCTGAATCGGGAGCGCCTTACTGTTTATCCCCGCATTTTTCTGGCTCTGTTCCTTATCCTTGGCCTGGTTTGGGCTCTGATGTCGAAAAATATGCTTGACATTAAAGGAAAACCGCTTGGATATGACTTTATGACATTCTGGGCTGCATCGCATCTTGCATTGACAGGCCATGCTCAGGATGCCTACAAAATACCCTTACTTTCAAAGGCTCAGCAACTTGCCGTACCGGCTTCAAAAGTTGCCTACGCATGGTTCTACCCGCCGCCGTTCCACCTTGTTGTGCTGCCTCTGGCGTTACTGCCATATATGGCAGCATACTGGGCCTTCATGTTGTCAACGCTAGGCGGCTATCTTCTGGTGTTGCGCCGCATTGTTCAGGGCCGCACGGCGATGTGGTGTTTGGTGGCATTCTCCGGATTATGGATAAACTTTTTTTGCGGCCAGAACGGATTCCTGACTGCATCACTTGCTGGCTTGGCACTGCTCACCGTTGATCGCCGCCCGATTCTTGCTGGAGTGTTCATCGGCCTGCTTGCCATCAAACCGCATCTTGCGATGCTCTTTCCGGTAGCGTTACTTGCTATTGGCGCCTGGCGTACTCTGATAACCGCGGCCATGACGGCGATCACCTTTATGGCCATTGGCACGGCAACCCTCGGAACCGCCGTGCTGAAGGGCTGGCTCGTAAGTCTTGGTTATGCTCGACTGTTTCTGGAAAACGGCTCTCTTCGTTGGGTGAAAATGCCATCTGTGTTTGTGTTCATGCGTTTGCTCGGTATGCCCGTCTCCTGGGCGTACATTGCCCATTGTGCCGTTGCCATGGCGGCAGTAATCGTCGTCTGGCGCATCTGGCACCACTGTCGGAACCGGGAGCTTCGTAACGCAGCCCTGATGACGGCAACGTTTCTGGTCAGCCCGTACGTCTTTGATTATGACCTGACATGGCTGGCTTTTCCCATCGCCTGGCTGGCATTGGACGGTCTGCGCAACGGCTGGCTGCGTGGTGAGCGCGAAGTGCTCGTGGTTGCGTGGTTGTCGCCGTTGCTGATGGCCGTGATCGCTGAAGCGTTGAAAGTGCAGATAGGGCCATTCGTGCTATGTAGCCTGTTGTGGATGACGTATCGTCGGGCAACGGCCGCTGCATCGATGACTGGCGCTCTGGCAAGCGACAGCCATGCAGATCAGTTCGAGACTGTACCGTAA
- a CDS encoding glycosyltransferase family 87 protein, with protein MKTDAHWLNRERLTMYPRIFLAVFLVFGLLWLFLLKNMSDLKWVPFGADFITFWAASHLALTGHASDAYNIRVLFKAQQIAVPASQSIYAWFYPPSFYLVVLPLALLPYLAAYWAFMLSTLGCYLLVLRRIFRGNTAMWCLASFSGLWLNLFCGQNAFLTAALAGAALLTIERRPFLAGLFIGLLAIKPHLAMLFPVALLAIGAWRTLITAAVTAITFMAIGTVTLGTAVLKAFLASLGDARLVVEYGTLAWKKMPSVFAFMRLLGTPVTWAYAIHFVVAVMAVIVVWRVWRHCRNRNLRGAALMTATFLVSPYVLDYDLAWLAFPIAWLALDGLRTGWLRGEREVLVAAWLLPLLLAPIAGALKLQIGPFVLCSLLWMTYRRATAAASMTGALASDSHAD; from the coding sequence ATGAAAACAGACGCGCACTGGCTGAATCGGGAGCGCCTCACCATGTATCCCCGCATCTTTCTGGCAGTATTCCTTGTATTTGGTTTGCTGTGGCTTTTTTTGTTGAAAAATATGTCTGACCTAAAATGGGTGCCGTTTGGTGCCGATTTTATTACATTCTGGGCAGCATCTCATCTTGCCTTAACAGGGCATGCCTCAGACGCCTACAACATTCGCGTACTCTTCAAGGCTCAGCAAATTGCTGTGCCAGCATCGCAAAGCATTTATGCATGGTTTTACCCACCGTCGTTCTACCTTGTTGTTTTGCCTTTGGCGTTGCTCCCGTATCTGGCAGCATACTGGGCCTTCATGTTGTCAACGCTGGGCTGCTATCTTTTGGTGTTGCGCCGCATCTTTCGCGGCAACACGGCGATGTGGTGTCTCGCTTCGTTTTCCGGATTGTGGTTAAACCTCTTTTGCGGCCAGAATGCATTCCTGACTGCGGCGCTTGCCGGCGCGGCTCTTCTCACCATTGAACGGCGGCCTTTCCTGGCCGGGTTGTTCATCGGCCTGCTTGCCATCAAACCGCATCTTGCGATGCTCTTTCCGGTGGCATTACTCGCAATTGGTGCGTGGCGCACCCTGATAACCGCCGCTGTGACGGCAATCACGTTTATGGCTATTGGTACGGTAACTCTTGGAACCGCTGTGCTGAAGGCATTTCTCGCGAGTCTTGGTGATGCGCGATTAGTAGTGGAATATGGAACCCTTGCCTGGAAGAAAATGCCCTCGGTATTTGCTTTCATGCGTCTGCTCGGAACACCCGTCACGTGGGCTTATGCTATTCATTTTGTCGTTGCTGTGATGGCCGTGATCGTTGTCTGGCGCGTCTGGCGTCATTGCCGGAACCGGAACCTGCGCGGCGCAGCCCTGATGACGGCAACCTTTCTGGTCAGCCCGTACGTGTTAGATTATGACCTGGCCTGGTTGGCCTTTCCGATTGCCTGGCTGGCATTGGATGGTCTGCGCACCGGCTGGCTGCGTGGTGAGCGCGAAGTGCTGGTCGCTGCCTGGTTGCTGCCGTTACTTTTGGCCCCGATAGCTGGAGCTCTAAAATTGCAGATAGGGCCATTCGTGCTGTGTAGCCTGTTGTGGATGACGTATCGTCGTGCAACGGCCGCTGCATCGATGACTGGCGCTCTGGCAAGCGACAGCCATGCAGATTAG